Genomic segment of Candidatus Omnitrophota bacterium:
AGTTCTAATGCATCGACCACTGTAAATGGCACTTACTATGTAGGCGGCCTCGCCGGCATGAACTATGCCCAGATATATAGCTCCACAGCAATAGGGATAATAAGCGGCTATTACGGTATCGGCGGCCTCGCCGGATATAACTATGGTTTGATCTGGGGTTCTACCGCGTCGCCCACTGTAAATGGCACTTACTATGTCGGCGGCCTCGCCGGCATGAGCTACGGCCAAATATATAACTCCACGGCGGTAGCGACGGTGAACGGCTATTACGGCGTCGGCGGCCTCGCAGGATATAATTATGGCTTAATCTGGGGTTCTTACGCCGCATGTGCTGTAAAAGGTACTTACTATGTCGGCGGCCTCGCCGGCATGAACTACAGCCAGATATATAATTCAACGACATGGGGAGTAATAAACGGTTATTCCGGCATCGGTGGACTTGTCGGATATAACTACGGATTGATATATGGTTCCAGCGCATACGCCAATGTCACAGGCACCTGCTATGTCGGCGGCCTCGCCGGCATGAATTATGGCCAGATATATAACTCCTGGGCCAGTGGAATAGTAAATGGCTGGAACTACATCGGCGGGCTTGTCGGGGTAAATAGCGGCACTATCTCGGGATCCTCGGCACGGGGAGCCGTAACAGGCTATTACGGTACAGGCGGGCTTTGTGGATTGAATTACAGTGTTATCTCATCCTGTTATGCCACAGGCGCTGTCGCAGGCACTTACTATGCCGGCGGCCTTACCGGCATGAACTATGGCCAGATATCTTACTCTACCGCATATGGAGCCGTGAACGGCTTTTACGGTATCGGCGGCCTGGTCGGATATAACGCCGGCGTGATCTTAAACTCTTACGCCGTAGGCGCAGTTTCAGGAACTTACGATGTCGGCGGTCTTGTCGGTTTGAATATGTATACCGGCAAGATATATAATTCCGCGGCAACAGGAGGAGTAAATGGCTATGCCTATGTCGGCGGCCTCGTAGGCGCCAACTATGGCTTAATATCGAAGTGCTGGGCTATTGGACGTGTATTTGGTTCATACTATGTTGGTCAGTTAGTCGGTTATAACGCAGGGACCATAATATATTGAAGAGCAATATGATAGGGTAGGCAATTTTCAATAACGATAGGGAGGTGTCCCATGAACACCCTGGCCGTAATGAAGAAAACAGTATCGGTATTTCTCATATGCACTTTTATCACGAGCCAGGCGGCCTACCCTGTATTAGAAAACACCCAAACTAACACATCCTACGAACAGAGTGTGCCCGGAACCTCCGTAGAAAAGACATTAAGCACTACAGCTGCTCTTACCTCTATGATAGATGCCAAGAACGCTCTCCTGGGGCCGACGCCTGTGGCCAGTAACCCTGCTGCGCAATAGGTTGCCAGTACTACCACCGTTCAACCCACTATCGTTATACACAGCGTATTCGAACTGCAAAATATTTCACAGAACCTCACCGCGCATTATACCCTCGCCAATGACATTGATGCTTCTATCACTAACACATGGAATGGTGGTCTAGGATTCAACCCTATAGACAATTTTGCCGGTATCTTCGATGGCGGTGGATATACCATCTCCAACCTCTATATAAATAGGCCCAACGAAGACTTTATAGGGTTATTCGGTAGTACGGTCATAAGTAAATGGGATACCAGGATAATGAATGTGCGGCTCGAATCGGTTTCTATAACCGGATTAAATGCTGTAAGCGGTCTTTGCGGATATAATGCAGGGACAATCTTAGCTTCTTATGTCACTGGGTCTGTTATTGGCTATACCGCTGCGGGGGGGCTGGTAGGAATAAATGATGGCAAAATAGATAATTGCCAAGTGACTGGAACAGTAAGTGGCCGTCCCGGTGAAACTTCTGGTATCGGCGGTCTTGTAGGTGAAAACTACGGCACGATCTCAAACTCACAAACGGGTGGGACTGTGGAAGGGACTTTAGGTAATAAAGCCCTTTGTGCTGGTGGCCTTGTCGGATTTAATGAAGGTATAATTTCAACTTCTTATTCCACGAGTAATGTTGGCGGAAGTGACTTTCTCGGCGGATTCGTAGGTATAAATGGCGGTAAAATATATAATTCCTCTGCAATGGGAACAGTAATTGGCCCGCACTCTGAAGGTATAGGTGGATTTGCTGGTGGAAATTGGGGAGAGATCTTTAGTTCACGGGCAAGCGGAGCCGTGAACGGATATGGAGATGTCGGCGGCCTGTGCGGCGGAGTCGCGATAGGTGGGATGGTTTTCGATTCTTACGCTACAGGTATTGTTACAGGTGTTGAAGTTGTCGGTGGTCTCGCAGGCATAAGTTATGGAAATGTAACTAATTCCAGGGCAACTGGAACAATAAGCGGTAAGACATGTATTGGCGGTCTCATAGGTAGCAATATTGGCTTGATATCGGAATCTTGGGCGAGTGGCGTTGTAAGTGGCGACTGGACGATTATCGGCGGCCTGTGCGGGTACAATGGTGATGGCGGTACAATTAAAGCCTCTTATGCTAAAGGAAGCGTCACTTGTAATGACACTTATAACTATTATACCAGTAGCGATGATGTTGGCGGATTGGTGGGTGATAATTTTGGCACAATTTCAGATTCTTGGGCAGCTGGTACGGTAAAAGGTGCTGAAGGTGTTGGCGGTCTATGCGGGTATACCGGTGGTATAATATCCGCCTCATATTCTTTAGGCAACGTTATCGGTAAATCTAAAGTCGGTGGGTTTTCCGGTGCTACCTCTGGGGACATATCTAACTCTTGGGCGACAGGAGCAGTGACTGGTGGCAACAGTACCGGCGGGTTCTCGGGTTTAAATTTCGGTTCAGTATCCGATTCCTGGGCAAGCGGAGTTGTGAAGGGGTCTTCATATGTAGGTGGTTTTGTGGGTAGTAATGGTTATGAAGGCACGATCTCAAACTCCTGGGCAAGCGGAGCTGTGGATGGAGTTTCATATGTTGGCGGTTTATGTGGATACAATGTTTACGGCATGATAGCGTCCTCTTACGCCTTAGGCAACATCACTGGAACCGACCACGTAGGCGGACTTGTAGGCATGAATATTAGCAAGATATATAACTCCTGGACAAGCGGAGCTGTGAATGGATCTTTATATGTTGGCGGCATAGCTGGATATAATATGAATTACGACATAGGTGGCATAATTTTATCGACTGGCATAATCTCAGGCTCTTGTGCCACAGGCGTTGTCACCGGCACCAACTTTGTCGGCGGCCTTGTCGGCAAAAACGATAAATCCGGCATAACCGGTATTACCAATTCCTATGCATTGAACTTGTATAACGTCCTCGACCTCCAGCTTATGAAGTACAAGCTGGACGGCACATTTACGGTGATGGGTGACATCGACGCCTCCGACACCAAAAACTGGAATGGGGGAAAGGGGTTCGAGTCGATCGCAAACTTTGCGGGTATTTTCGACGGCAAGAACAAGGTCATCTCCAACCTCTATATAAATAGGCCTACTGAGACCAATATAGGATTCTTCGGCAGTACAGCTATAGGTCCGTGGGAAGTCAAGATCATGAATACGCGGCTTGAGTCGGTTTCTGTGACTGGTAATGGTTCCGTTGGTGGTCTTGTTGGCTGTTTGTCAGCAAATGGCACAATAGAGCGCTCTTTGGTAACGGGAACTATAAACGGTCTCGGCTACTATATAGGCGGCCTTGTTGGTGGCAACTTTGAAGGAACCATTCGACAGTCATTTGCATCCGCGACAGTAACTGCCCCCGGCCTTGTTGGCGGTTTAGTTGGTATGAATACCGGAGATATTTATGATTCATATTCGACCTCCGATGTCAGCGGCAATTATTGGGCTGGCGGACTTGTCGGATTTAACAATGCCCAGTGGCAATATGCATATGGCCCACACGGTACGCGCATCCCTTATTTGGCATATGCCGGTAATGTTTACCGCAGCTATTCTACGGGCAGAGTTACTGGTTCTGACATTTATAATGGCGGGCTTATAGGGTGCTCATGGGGTGGTACTATCTCCGACTCATACTGGAATATGAATACTTCCGGCATGAGTACAAGCGGTGGTGGCATGGGGAAGACCACAGCTCAGATGATGGACGCCTCGACGTTTACGGGATGGGATATTTCATATAATTCCGGGCACACGTGGATCATGGCTGGGTATCCGCATCTGCAGTGGGAGTGGACCGACAAGATAACCAACGCCTCCCAGCTCCAGATGGTGACGCTCAATACTAGCGCTAACTATACCATCGCTAATAACATCGATGCCTTCGCCACTAAAGGATGGAATGGCGGGTTGGGTTTTAACCCTATCGATGATTTTGCGGGCATTTTTGATGGCAAGAACAAGGTCATCTCCAACCTCTATATAAATAGGCCTAGTGAGTACTATGTAGGCCTTTTTGGCAGCATAGGTACAGGTTCGCAGGAAGCCAGGATTACGAATACAAGGCTCGAGTCGGTTTCTATAACCGGCGATAGTGATGTGGGCGGCCTCGTCGGTAGTCTATCAAATAAAGGCGTGATTGAGAATTGCTCCGTAACCGGAACGGTAAAAGGCTATAATTACACTATAGGTGGACTGGTCGGTTATAATGGTATTTACGGAACTATCCTGCAGTCATTCACGTCCGCGATAGTAAGCGCTGTTTATGGTTATGGCTACATAGTGGGCGGTCTTGTGGGCATGAATGTCGGTAATATTTATAATTCATACTCGACATCCGCTGTAAACAATGGTTATAAATATACCGGCGGACTTGTAGGTTCCAATGCCGGTAATATTTATAATTCCTGGGCAACAGGGACGGTAAGCAGCAATATCAGTAGTAATGTCACCGGCAATATCAGCAGTAGCGATGGTGCTGGTGGACTTGTGGGCGCGAACTCCGGAGGAATATACGGTTCCTGGGCAAGCGGAGCAGTAATAGGAGGCGCATATGGATCTTCGCATCTCGGCGGCCTGATCTCGGCCTCGTATGCGATAGGTAGTATTATAGGGCGTAACGCTTTCCGTATCGGCGGCCTTGTAGGAGAGAACCAGGGCAAAATATATAATTCCTGGGCAAGCGGAGCTGTGAACAGTGTATATAGCTATGCCGGAGGTCTCGTCGGATACAATGCAGCTAATGGTTTGATATCGGCTTCTTATGCCATAGGTAATGTCACGGCCAGCTCATCTATCGGCGGCCTCGCAGGTTTTAACGACAACGGCACTATCTCGGACTCATGGGCAAGCGGAACTATCGCTGGAGCTAGCAATATAGGCGGCCTAGTAGGAGATAATACAGGAACGATTTCTAACTCTTATGCTAAAGGGAGCCTTAAGAATGGCTGTGTTGCCGGCGGACTTGTCGGTGAAAACAAGGGCTCCGGCAAAATATATAACTCTTGGGCCACCGGAGCTGTGGATGGGAGCTCATGTGCCGGCGGCCTTGTGGGGCTTAACAACATCGGAGCCATGATTTCGAACTCATGGGCAAGCGGCGCCATAAAGGGATATGCGTATTATTCTTCAGGCCTCGGCGGCCTGGTCGGGACCAACGCCGGTATAATTTCGGCCTCGTATGCTACAGGTAGTGTTATCGGTGCGCTCAATGCAGTTCGTCTCGGCGGCCTTGTAGGAAATAACTGCGGCAAAATATATAGCTCATGGGCGAGAGGAGCCATAACCGGCGCATATACCTATGCCGGTGGATTAGTCGGATATAACGAAGTTAATAGTTTGATTTCATACTGTTATGCGCTAGGCGCTGTTACCGGCACCTACTTTGCCGGCGGACTTGTAGGCCAGAACCGCGGCACGATCTTGAGTTCCCGGGCAAACGGCGTTGTAAATGGACAATCACTTGCCGGCGGCCTCGTTGGAGATAATTATGGCGTAATTTCCGCCTCTTATGCCACAGGCAGTGTCACCAGTACTGGTGCCGACATCGGCGGACTTGTAGGCCAGAACCGCGGCACGATCTTGAGTTCCTGGGCAAGCGGAGCCGTGAAGGGGAGATCTGAAGTCGGCGGCCTCGTCGGATGGAATGACGGACTGATCTCGGCCTCGTATGCTTTGGGCAATGTTATTGGCTCTGCTATTCTTGGCGGCCTTGTAGGCGACAATTATTATTCCGGCACGATCTCGAATTCATGGGCCGGGGGAGCCGTAACCGGGGATACAAATGTTCTATCTTTTCAATCCTTTGCCGGCGGATTGGTGGGAAATAATCATGGCTTGATCTCAACCTCCTGCGCCACCGGTAATGTTACCACAGCCTCTTCCTGGATCGGCGGGCTTGTGGGTATAAATTACGGCAAAATATATAATTCCTGGGCGTCGGGAATAGTAAAAGGATATGATTTCGTTGGCGGGCTCACAGGTTTTAATAATAACACGATCTCTAATTCCTGGGCGAGGGGAACTGTAAGCGGGCATTACTACGTCGGCGGCCTGGTGGGCGCCAACTACGGCCTGATATACAAGTGCCGGGCATTTGGCCGCGTATTCGGTTCACGTTATGTAGGTTGGCTAGTCGGTTATAACGCTGGGACCATAATATACTAGAGGCAGTAACCGCATTTGCCGGGCCTCCACTCCCGGCAGATGTATTATCCCCATGTCGATTGACGCTGTCGGCATGGGGATTTTTTTGTTTTTGTTTTAATTTGACTATCAACTTCTCCTGTGGTATATATGGGTATACACTCATAAAATAAGCTGTGGATAGATTTTGTAAAATGGGGGTTTAATTTTATGCCGATGGGAAAGGATAGCGAAAAACCGGTAAAAAAAGGCCGGCCTATCAAGGCCAGGATAGTGCATAGGGAGCCGGGGACAAAACAATTTAGCCCTCGCGGCAGGCGAGGGAGGCCGGGCTATAACGCTCTGAAGCACGAGGAGTTGGAGGCTATAAGATTGGCCGATTTTACAGGCTTGAAACAGGCCGAGGCTGCCGAGCAGATGAACATAAGCCAGCAGACGTTTTCCAGGGTCTTGAGATCCGGCCGGAAATGCCTGGCGGAGGCCATTGTATTGGGCCATATAATAAAGGTCGATGGGGGAGACTTCAAGCTTGAAAAATAAGCTAAAATCCATATAACGTCCTAAGTTAACATTGATGTTTAGTGCGATTTGTGATATGGTTATGGTATGGCTAAAGGGTTAAGAACAAGATTGAACCAGGAAGAGTTGCGCAGGCTATATCTTGTAGAGAAAAAATCTCTCGAGGATATCGCGCGGCTACATGGTGCATCCAGGGTTGCCGTGTGGAAGTATTGTAATGCCGAGGGCTTGACGAGGCGCACCAGGTCGGCCGCCAGATTGGAAGCCCAGAAAAAAGGAAAAGTTCCCCAGGGCTTCTTCGAAATAAATGATAATTTTTTCAGTAATTGGTCTCCGGAAATGGCGTATGTTTTGGGATTAATCGCCACCGATGGTTGCGTTTCTAAATCCGGTACCGTGTCGCTCTGTATAAACGATAAAGATCTATTAGAAAAAGTAAGACTGGTTATGGATTCCGAGCATAAGATATGCCGGTCAAAGTATCAAGAAGGGTTATATTCTTTTCATTTTGCAAGGCCCCGGTTAGTTAAGGACTTGGCAGCGCTTGGTATTCTGCCCAGGAAGAGCCTGAATATTAAGTTTCCGGCAGTTCCGGATGCTTTTTTGATTGATTTTGTCAGAGGAGTTTTTGATGGTGACGGCTCCGTGTATTTTGAAAAACGAAGCGAACGCTATCCTTTAAGAACGACATTTGTCAGCAGCTCGCAAGAGTTCATTGAAAAACTGGAGATCGTTCTGCGGCAAATGGGGTTACCTGAACGTGTAATACACAGGCAAACTACGAAAAACGGATTACATTTTAAGATCAGATATAGTCATAAAGATAGCGCGAAACTGTTTCATTTGATGTACAATGACACTGCCAATTCCTTGTTTTTGGGGCGTAAATATAATAAATTTTTGGATGGTTTTCAGAAAGAAAATAGCGGAGCTGAATATAATGGAAAATGAGCTAGAGGCATGGCGCAAAGCGCATAAATTTTACTCATGTAGCGCCTATTTGACGAAAGATTTAGCAGCATATCTAAAAGTCTCACCCAGGACGGTTCAGAGGTGGCTAAAAGGAAAGACGCATCCCAAAGAAACGCAATTAGGCCTTATCAAAAAATATCTATCCGAAAACTCCAAAAATACCACCAAAAGCGAAATATAGAGTTAAATATTAATCCGCTGACCCAATAGAAGGCGCCTAAGGACAGTTGTTTGTTTCCCTTCATATATGTCGCACTGCGCCCGATAATATATCTTATGTTAACTTGCCAAGCACAAAGTAATTGATATAAGATATTGATGTACAATGTCTTCTGTGTTTATGCGGTTTTCCTGTTGATAAGTGTATCTCTGCGGGAATCCATTCAACTAACTGCAGTATTGACTTGCGGCTAAGTCTTTTCAACTTCTATTGAATCGACCAGGAATTCTTTATTATATATGATATCCAGGTCTGAATCATTGCATTTAACGCATCTGGTGGTCGGTTTATCTACTGAAAAAGTATGTTTGCAAGAACGGCATTTTATTTCGAGCTGCAACACCTTGATATTAAGAGCTGTATTCTCGAATTTCGTGCCTTTTGTCATGGCCTTGAAGGTCTCGGTAAGGGTTTCGGGTTTGACATGGCTTAAAGGGCTTAATGCGGCATTTACAGTGATGATTTTAGAGCCTTTTGGTATAGTATTCAGCTTATCATTAAGAGCATTCAATATCTCTTTAGTAAACATCAAATCATGCATTTATAGGCTTTCTATAGCTGTATTTTTGACCGGATCTCTTCAGGTATTCTGGTCGGCTTCAAATTACCATTTACGCAGGCCCAAACTGCCTTGCAGATAAGTAAAGTGGTCTCTCCCCTTTTGATCTCCTGTATAAAATTAAGAGAGGCATTTCCTACTTTTTCAGGTCTGGTAAATATACGGATTATATCACCGTATCTGGCGGGACATTTATAGTCTATTTCCAGGTGTACTACGGGAAATATTATGCCGTTTTTCGCGTATTCTACAAGGTCTACGCCGATATTGCAAAAGTACTCTGTGCGGGCTTCCTCAAGATGCTTTAGATAGGCGCCGTAATACACAACGCCTCCCGCATCCGTATCATGATAGTACATCTTTTTTTGCAGGTAGAAATCTTTCATGTTCTTATATCCTCAGAGCAAATTTTATGAATGCCAGTATGACATTCTCCGCTGATATTATAATCGGATTTAGTATTCCTGTAAACAATAAAGCGAACAGTATTAGCAGGCTATACGGTTCAATCTTTGCCAGCATCGCTTGGCCCTCTTCCGGCAATATACCATAAAGTATTCTTGAGCCGTCCAATGGCGGTATTGGGATAAGGTTGAACGCTCCTAATATAATATTGATCTTGGCCATGACCACCAGAATTACGGGAACCATCGGAATTGCGGTTATCGTTTTGAACTGGAGCAGCAGAATGGATAAAGTCGCGATGGCGATATTAGTCACGCAGCCGGCCAGTGATACACAGATCAAGCCAAGCCTGAAATTTCTTAAATTCGAATATACAATTGGCACAGGCTTTGCCCATCCGAACCCCACCAGGAATAACGCGAGCGTTCCTACCGGGTCCAGATGAACTAACGGGTTTAGCGAAAGCCTTCCGGTGCGTTTTGCGGTATCGTCGCCGAAAAGATACGCTATCCAGCCATGGGATATTTCATGCAATATTATCGAGTATAAGAGCGGGATGGCGAGGATGGCGAACGCGATCGGATCCTTAAATAATAGTGAGGCCAGCCCCATGAGTATATAAACCCGTTATTTTCTGGGATATTTGCTCAATATCTCGAGCAATGAATCTGCCGATTTAGGCATTTTTGCCATCTCTTCAAGCAGTATCTGTCTTGCTGAAAAACTCTTACCGTACAACGCAAAGTTACCGTCCCATTCTTGCGTTATCACGGCGCCCTCCAGCTTTACGCCAGCGAATAACCCGCGGCTTCTGGAATATGAAAGTATGCCGCCTTTCATCTGTATATCCGTTGAAGCTTCAGCGGCCCTGCCTACAGGCCCTGCCGCGACCGATGCATCGGCGCCAAGCTTAAATTTTCCATCCAGTATTCCGTCAACGCTTCTTCGATTCATTATAAGCAGGACGAAGTCCGTGCCCTGGATACCTATCTGCCATCCGAAACTGCCGCCGGCCATTGTAAACGCGGCTGGTGGCGACCACTGGCCGGTCTTTTCATCCCGTACCATAATAATACCCTGGCCGTATTTGCCGCCGAATATAAAACCGGCTGAGACGGTGTTCGGGAATATGCATATGGCATGGCAGCTTCTCATGAGATCTTCAGGTATCGACTGATCGGGCATCTGCTGTATCTCGCCGAGCACATGCCCGGCTTCCTCGACCAGTCTCCCCCACCTCGATTCAGCATATACAAAAGGGCTCGCGCAAGACGCAATTACCATAAAACTTAACACTGCAAGAGCCAATTTTTTCATGAAAACCTCCTTTTTATTTTCTTGCAACACTACCTTTTCAAACTGGTTGCGTAGTATGCCATGGCAGATAATAACGCAGAACATGGTATGGTTAATACCCATGCCCACACAATTTGCCCGGCTACGCCCCACTTTACCGCGCTCATGCGTTTTAAGGAGCCCACGCCGACAATGGAACCCGTTATAGTGTGTGTGGTGCTTACCGGGATTCCGAATGCGGACGATACGAAAAGAGTTATGGCTGCGCCAAATTCCGCGCAAAACCCATCGACTGGTTTTAATTTTGAGATCTTCTGCCCCATCGTCTTGACAATACGCCAGCCGCCGAACATTGTGCCGACTGAGATCGCGCTATAGCATGCTATGACCACCCATGAAGGCGTATGATAAGTGCCGCCTAAAAGACCGGCGCTGAATAGAAGACTTGCGATGATCCCCATCGTCTTCTGGGCGTCATTTCCGCCATGGCCCATGCTGTAGAAAGCCGCGGATACCAGCTGTCCTTTC
This window contains:
- a CDS encoding site-2 protease family protein produces the protein MGLASLLFKDPIAFAILAIPLLYSIILHEISHGWIAYLFGDDTAKRTGRLSLNPLVHLDPVGTLALFLVGFGWAKPVPIVYSNLRNFRLGLICVSLAGCVTNIAIATLSILLLQFKTITAIPMVPVILVVMAKINIILGAFNLIPIPPLDGSRILYGILPEEGQAMLAKIEPYSLLILFALLFTGILNPIIISAENVILAFIKFALRI
- a CDS encoding lipid-binding SYLF domain-containing protein yields the protein MKKLALAVLSFMVIASCASPFVYAESRWGRLVEEAGHVLGEIQQMPDQSIPEDLMRSCHAICIFPNTVSAGFIFGGKYGQGIIMVRDEKTGQWSPPAAFTMAGGSFGWQIGIQGTDFVLLIMNRRSVDGILDGKFKLGADASVAAGPVGRAAEASTDIQMKGGILSYSRSRGLFAGVKLEGAVITQEWDGNFALYGKSFSARQILLEEMAKMPKSADSLLEILSKYPRK
- a CDS encoding hydrogenase maturation nickel metallochaperone HypA, which translates into the protein MHDLMFTKEILNALNDKLNTIPKGSKIITVNAALSPLSHVKPETLTETFKAMTKGTKFENTALNIKVLQLEIKCRSCKHTFSVDKPTTRCVKCNDSDLDIIYNKEFLVDSIEVEKT
- a CDS encoding LAGLIDADG family homing endonuclease — translated: MEAQKKGKVPQGFFEINDNFFSNWSPEMAYVLGLIATDGCVSKSGTVSLCINDKDLLEKVRLVMDSEHKICRSKYQEGLYSFHFARPRLVKDLAALGILPRKSLNIKFPAVPDAFLIDFVRGVFDGDGSVYFEKRSERYPLRTTFVSSSQEFIEKLEIVLRQMGLPERVIHRQTTKNGLHFKIRYSHKDSAKLFHLMYNDTANSLFLGRKYNKFLDGFQKENSGAEYNGK
- a CDS encoding DUF134 domain-containing protein gives rise to the protein MPMGKDSEKPVKKGRPIKARIVHREPGTKQFSPRGRRGRPGYNALKHEELEAIRLADFTGLKQAEAAEQMNISQQTFSRVLRSGRKCLAEAIVLGHIIKVDGGDFKLEK
- a CDS encoding YbgC/FadM family acyl-CoA thioesterase — translated: MKDFYLQKKMYYHDTDAGGVVYYGAYLKHLEEARTEYFCNIGVDLVEYAKNGIIFPVVHLEIDYKCPARYGDIIRIFTRPEKVGNASLNFIQEIKRGETTLLICKAVWACVNGNLKPTRIPEEIRSKIQL